In one Sesamum indicum cultivar Zhongzhi No. 13 linkage group LG12, S_indicum_v1.0, whole genome shotgun sequence genomic region, the following are encoded:
- the LOC105175280 gene encoding uncharacterized protein LOC105175280 codes for MVKIPVKFRRAAAAFDQAARVRSWESSGTEHSADLSHLVNSFLESEIMREEKTSDQEVDDQDVDGGGEIDDEQPENNSPDFELQNLLKMLFDREDDGVKRSIRAEVEKAVGELGGDEKLSTDFKRRLMARLRSRGFDAGLCKSKWEKNGRNPSGNYEYVDINAGGNRYIIEVSLAGEFTIARPTGRYASLLDVFPPIFVGKPEELKQVVRVMCRAIRESLKSMELSVPPWRCLAYTQAKWFGSYKRTIKEIPSLKVLKDLGWDRLVGFVPVRSASVYCREDFAAKTTVRSGNLDAILNR; via the exons ATGGTGAAAATTCCGGTGAAGTTCAGACGGGCGGCGGCGGCGTTCGACCAGGCAGCCAGGGTTAGGTCATGGGAGAGCAGCGGGACCGAGCACTCTGCGGATTTGTCTCATCTCGTGAACTCGTTTCTCGAGAGCGAAATCATGAGAGAGGAAAAGACGAGTGATCAAGAGGTTGATGATCAGGATGTGGATGGTGGGGGTGAGATTGATGATGAACAACCTGAGAACAACTCTCCGGATTTTGAGTTGCAGAATCTTTTGAAGATGTTATTTGATCGTGAGGATGACGGCGTCAAAAGGAGCATTCGTGCAGAGGTGGAGAAGGCGGTGGGAGAACTTGGCGGCGATGAGAAGTTGTCAACGGATTTTAAACGCCGGTTAATGGCTCGGTTGCGCAGCAGAGGCTTTGACGCCG GCCTTTGCAAATCGAAGTGGGAGAAAAATGGCCGAAACCCATCGGGTAACTACGAGTACGTCGACATCAATGCAGGCGGAAACCGATACATAATTGAAGTATCTCTAGCGGGAGAGTTCACAATTGCACGTCCCACGGGTCGCTACGCTTCATTGCTGGATGTTTTCCCTCCTATTTTCGTTGGGAAACCTGAGGAGCTGAAGCAGGTGGTGAGAGTCATGTGCAGAGCCATCAGAGAGTCGCTGAAGAGCATGGAGTTAAGCGTGCCGCCATGGCGATGCCTAGCCTACACGCAGGCCAAGTGGTTTGGCTCCTATAAACGAACAATTAAAGAAATTCCAAGCCTTAAGGTGCTGAAGGACTTGGGCTGGGATCGACTGGTTGGTTTCGTGCCGGTAAGGAGTGCTTCTGTGTATTGCAGGGAGGATTTTGCTGCTAAAACTACAGTTAGAAGTGGGAACTTGGATGCCATTTTGAACCGCTAG
- the LOC105175281 gene encoding reticulon-like protein B22 yields MVAVVGPLMGLMSGTLVYYHCAYQNSSVVSLFADVFIVLLCSLAILGLLFRHMNIAVPVDPLHWQISQDAANSLFACLANTLGAAESVLRVAATGHDKRLFLKVVACLYVLSVIGRAISGVTVAYIGLCLFCLYLVAENSQTNDTCLGRLCGRRDATASVQEDT; encoded by the exons ATGGTGGCGGTTGTTGGGCCACTGATGGGATTGATGAGTGGGACGCTGGTGTATTACCACTGCGCTTACCAAAATTCTAGCGTTGTGTCTCTCTTCGCCGACGTCTTCATCGTTCTCCTCTGTTCGCTGGCGATCCTGGGTCTTCTGTTCCGCCACATGAACATTGCTGTTCCCGTTGACCCGCTCCACTGGCAGATCTCACAAGATGCCGCTAATTCTCTCTTCGCCTGCCTGGCTAACACCCTCGGCGCCGCCGAGTCCGTCCTCCGTGTCGCCGCCACCGGTCATGACAAACGCCTCTTCCTCAAG GTGGTCGCCTGTCTTTATGTGCTTTCTGTCATTGGTAGAGCAATCTCAGGCGTCACCGTTGCCTATATTG GATTGTGCCTGTTCTGTCTTTACCTGGTTGCTGAGAACTCACAAACGAACGACACATGTTTGGGAAGACTTTGTGGGAGAAGAGATGCCACAGCTTCTGTTCAAGAAGACACATGA
- the LOC105175282 gene encoding phosphoribosylglycinamide formyltransferase, chloroplastic isoform X1 yields the protein MEIQNVILRGSFNPTVSSVQTRKARLFTKLAVPFLSEIGFPKWVSMKCDCSFHSDTKRNLQRCRNRAQKAECKGISDVEEDKPKAKIRRKNLAVFVSGGGSNFRSIHEATLNGSVHGDIVVLVTNKHDCGGAEYACCKGIPVIVFPTRKDKEDVFSAEDLVIALKSLKVDFILLAGYLKLIPAALIRAYPKAILNIHPSLLPAFGGKGYYGMKVHKAVIASGARYSGPTIHYVDEQYDTGCILAQRVVPVLAKDTAEELAARVLHEEHKLYVEVSAALCEERITWREDGVPLIQSKENPNNYR from the exons ATGGAAATCCAAAACGTAATTCTCAGGGGGTCTTTCAATCCTACCGTTTCTTCTGTCCAAACCCGCAAAGCCCGTTTATTCACCAAGTTAGCCGTACCTTTTTTGTCTGAAATCGGTTTTCCGAAATGGGTTTCTATGAAATGTGATTGTTCTTTTCATTCCGACACCAAGAGAAATTTGCAACGGTGTAGAAATCGGGCCCAGAAAGCCGAGTGTAAAGGGATATCTGATGTAGAAGAAGATAAGCCAAAAGCCAAAATTAGAAGGAAAAATTTGGCGGTGTTTGTCTCAGGCGGAGGCTCCAATTTCAGGTCGATTCATGAGGCCACACTTAATGGGTCCGTACACGGTGACATTGTTGTTCTGGTCACTAATAAACATG ATTGTGGAGGTGCAGAGTATGCGTGCTGTAAGGGTATTCCTGTTATTGTTTTTCCTACAAGGAAAGACAAGGAAGATGTGTTTTCTGCGGAAGACCTTGTAATTGCATTGAA GTCCTTAAAAGTTGACTTCATTCTTTTAGCTGGTTATCTCAAACTTATTCCTGCCGCATTGATCCGAGCTTATCCAAAGGCCATACTGAATATTCATCCATCTCTTCTTCCTGCATTTGGTGGAAAAGGGTATTATGGTATGAAGGTGCATAAAGCAGTCATTGCTTCTGGAGCAAG GTATTCTGGTCCTACTATCCATTATGTTGATGAGCAGTATGACACGGGTTGTATCCTTGCTCAGAGGGTGGTGCCTGTGCTTGCAAAGGATACAGCTGAGGAGCTAGCTGCAAGGGTTCTCCATGAG GAGCATAAATTATATGTGGAGGTATCAGCAGCATTATGTGAAGAGCGGATCACCTGGCGAGAAGACGGCGTCCCACTCATCCAAAGCAAAGAAAACCCCAACAATTACCGCTAG
- the LOC105175282 gene encoding phosphoribosylglycinamide formyltransferase, chloroplastic isoform X2: protein MRPHLMDCGGAEYACCKGIPVIVFPTRKDKEDVFSAEDLVIALKSLKVDFILLAGYLKLIPAALIRAYPKAILNIHPSLLPAFGGKGYYGMKVHKAVIASGARYSGPTIHYVDEQYDTGCILAQRVVPVLAKDTAEELAARVLHEEHKLYVEVSAALCEERITWREDGVPLIQSKENPNNYR, encoded by the exons ATGAGGCCACACTTAATGG ATTGTGGAGGTGCAGAGTATGCGTGCTGTAAGGGTATTCCTGTTATTGTTTTTCCTACAAGGAAAGACAAGGAAGATGTGTTTTCTGCGGAAGACCTTGTAATTGCATTGAA GTCCTTAAAAGTTGACTTCATTCTTTTAGCTGGTTATCTCAAACTTATTCCTGCCGCATTGATCCGAGCTTATCCAAAGGCCATACTGAATATTCATCCATCTCTTCTTCCTGCATTTGGTGGAAAAGGGTATTATGGTATGAAGGTGCATAAAGCAGTCATTGCTTCTGGAGCAAG GTATTCTGGTCCTACTATCCATTATGTTGATGAGCAGTATGACACGGGTTGTATCCTTGCTCAGAGGGTGGTGCCTGTGCTTGCAAAGGATACAGCTGAGGAGCTAGCTGCAAGGGTTCTCCATGAG GAGCATAAATTATATGTGGAGGTATCAGCAGCATTATGTGAAGAGCGGATCACCTGGCGAGAAGACGGCGTCCCACTCATCCAAAGCAAAGAAAACCCCAACAATTACCGCTAG